In the genome of Drosophila yakuba strain Tai18E2 chromosome 3R, Prin_Dyak_Tai18E2_2.1, whole genome shotgun sequence, one region contains:
- the LOC6536493 gene encoding LOW QUALITY PROTEIN: synapsin (The sequence of the model RefSeq protein was modified relative to this genomic sequence to represent the inferred CDS: substituted 1 base at 1 genomic stop codon), whose protein sequence is MPPPPAPGQPAGAAPELSLSFGAGKTPATAAPAPPRGVSAPTSPAKSRESLLQRVQSLTGAARDQGASILGAAVQSATQRAPAFSKDKYFTLLVLDDQNTDWSKYFRGRRLHGDFDIRVEQAEFRDITVVSSADTGPVVTMAAYRSGTRVARSFRPDFVLIRQPPRDGSSDYRSTILGLKYGGVPSINSLHSIYQFQDKPWVFSHLLQLQRRLGRDGFPLIEQTFFPNPRDLFQFTKFPSVLKAGHCHGGVATARLENQSALQDAAGLVSGAGNDSHCYCTIEPYIDAKFSVHIQKIGNNYKAFMRKSITGNWKTNQGSAMLEQITLTEKYKSWVDEISELFGGMEVCGLSVVVAKDGREYIISACDSTFALIGDTQEEDRRQIADLVSGRMQNVCRPSMAQTGPGKLPSRSSVSSRAESPTDEGVAPTPPLPAGPRPAPMGGPPPIPERTSPAVGSIGRLSSRSSISEVPEEPSSSGPSTVGGVRRDSQTSQSSTISSSVSRAGQRPPQTQSSVVEDAEDTMKNLRKTFAGIFGDMXEIANKKRGRTASETSSGSGPGSVPSSAGPGSGFSGSFLGKQFSFAGKGEGVISTQPTQRPSEEPPAIPTTASSAVRPESSVSVSDTRNTDTLTERAGAGYQPVTNYEQQERVNPFDKEPNKSGSAASIHTSSSSSVSSSSISSRINRNGNAIKSPPPPAGPPPPPPTNVTAVGSNANSSSGYRNSFSSSLSKDKTSYGNYGSTTSVETITRMDTNTTNTGATATEAGEASGVTAITNISNSAGIVAPATGTITTSVTTNDWRSAIGMRSASVYSAPAAVTTGLPGDTSGYDSNSLASQGEGLNNPSDLPSYTRPSYSRSESNASKHSDLDVIFGDSKTTPASYGNGKYTRAAGSISDADMIFGGPPSNYKTDRFGASKSMSMTSGGVGSGNGSGSGYKIYEGIQNAAFSDFSDSGSMSSIGSHTKRWSASKEEDDELDLK, encoded by the exons ATGCCGCCACCGCCGGCTCCCGGCCAACCGGCCGGAGCTGCTCCGGAGCTGTCGTTGAGCTTTGGCGCCGGCAAAACCCCGGCGACGGCTGCACCTGCTCCACCACGTGGTGTCAGTGCGCCGACCAGTCCGGCCAAGTCGCGCGAAAGTCTGCTGCAGCGGGTGCAGAGCTTGACCGGCGCTGCCCGGGATCAGGGAGCCTCCATTTTGG GAGCTGCGGTTCAGAGCGCCACACAACGGGCGCCGGCGTTCAGCAAGGACAAGTACTTCACGCTGCTGGTTCTGGATGACCAGAACACGGACTGGTCCAAATACTTCCGGGGCAGGCGGTTGCACGGCGACTTTGACATCCGCGTGGAGCAGGCCGAGTTTAGG GACATTACGGTGGTCTCCAGCGCGGACACCGGACCAGTTGTCACCATGGCCGCCTATCGCAGTGGCACTCGG GTGGCGCGTTCCTTCCGACCGGACTTTGTGCTGATTCGACAGCCGCCGCGCGACGGATCCAGCGATTACCGTTCCACGATCTTGGGCTTAAAGTACGGCGGAGTGCCCAGCATCAATTCGCTGCACTCGATCTATCAGTTTCAG GACAAGCCCTGGGTATTTTCGCACCTGCTGCAATTGCAGCGACGCCTCGGACGCGACGGTTTTCCACTGATCGAACAGACCTTCTTCCCCAATCCGCGCGATTTG TTCCAGTTCACCAAGTTCCCCAGCGTGCTGAAGGCTGGACATTGCCACGGCGGAGTGGCCACCGCGCGCCTGGAGAACCAGAGCGCCCTGCAAGATGCCGCCGGATTGGTGAGCGGTGCCGGCAATGATTCCCATTGTTACTGCACCATCGAGCCCTACATCGATGCCAAGTTCAGCGTGCACATCCAGAAGATTGGCAACAACTACAAGGCGTTTAT GCGCAAATCCATCACCGGCAATTGGAAGACCAATCAGGGATCCGCCATGCTGGAGCAAATCACTTTAACCGAGAAGTACAAAAGCTGGGTGGATGAG ATATCCGAGCTCTTTGGCGGCATGGAAGTGTGTGGCCTCTCCGTGGTGGTCGCCAAAGATGGACGTGAGTATATCATAAGCGCCTGCGACAGCACATTCGCCCTCATCGGCGACACCCAGGAGGAGGATCGCAGGCAGATCGCGGATCTGGTGTCCGGCCGGATGCAG AATGTCTGCCGACCCAGCATGGCGCAGACGGGTCCGGGCAAGTTGCCCTCCCGCTCCTCGGTCTCCTCGCGAGCAGAGAGTCCCACGGACGAGGGCGTGGCCCCGACACCACCACTTCCAGCTGGACCGAGGCCAGCGCCCATGGGTGGACCACCACCGATACCGGAGCGCACCTCGCCCGCCGTCGGTTCCATTGGCCGGTTgagcagtcgcagcagcattTCGGAGGTGCCGGAGGAGCCCTCCTCCTCGGGACCCAGCACAGTGGGTGGGGTGCGTCGTGATTCGCAGACTTCACAGTCGTCGACCATCTCATCGTCGGTGTCGCGAGCGGGCCAGAGGCCGCCGCAGACCCAGAGCTCGGTGGTGGAGGATGCCGAGGACACCATGAAGAACCTGAGGAAGACCTTTGCGGGGATCTTTGGTGACATGTAGGAAATCGCTAACAAGAAGCGCGGCAGAACGGCCAGCGAGAcgagcagcggcagcgggCCAGGCAGTGTGCCCAGCAGCGCGGGACCGGGGAGCGGATTCAGTGGCTCCTTCCTCGGCAAGCAGTTCTCGTTCGCCGGCAAGGGGGAGGGCGTGATCTCCACGCAGCCCACACAGCGTCCCAGCGAGGAGCCCCCAGCCATTCCCACGACGGCCAGCTCAGCCGTTCGGCCGGAGAGCAGCGTTTCAGTTAGCGATACAAGAAATACGGATACACTTACGGAAAGAGCAGGTGCCGGCTACCAGCCGGTCACCAATTACGAGCAACAGGAGAGGGTCAATCCCTTCGACAAGGAGCCCAACAAGTCGGGCAGTGCGGCCAGCATACACacctcctcgtcctcatcgGTCTCATCGTCATCCATCTCGTCGCGCATCAATCGCAATGGCAACGCCATCAAATCCCCGCCCCCACCGGCGGGTCCACCACCTCCGCCGCCCACCAATGTCACGGCGGTGGGCAGCAATGCCAATAGCTCCAGTGGCTACAGGAACAGCTTCAGCAGCTCCCTCAGCAAGGACAAGACGAGCTATGGCAACTATGGCAGCACCACTTCGGTGGAGACCATCACACGGATGGATACGAACACCACAAACACAGGAGCCACGGCAACGGAGGCTGGAGAAGCTAGTGGTGTCACGGCCATAACCAATATCAGCAATAGTGCCGGAATAGTGGCTCCTGCCACAGGAACCATCACCACCTCGGTGACCACCAACGACTGGAGATCGGCCATTGGTATGCGATCGGCCAGTGTGTACAGTGCACCCGCTGCAGTGACCACTGGGCTGCCAGGCGACACATCCGGATACGATTCCAACTCGCTTGCCTCGCAGGGCGAGGGCCTCAACAATCCCAGCGATCTGCCCTCGTACACCAGACCATCGTACTCGCGATCCGAGAGCAATG CCTCCAAGCACTCGGATCTGGATGTCATTTTCGGAGACAGCAAGACCACTCCGGCATCCTatggaaatggcaaatacACCCGGGCCGCTGGATCTATTTCGGATGCGGATATGATCTTCGGAGGACCACCCTCGAACTACAAAACCGATCGCTTCGGGGCCTCCAAGAGCATGAGCATGACCTCCGGCGGAGTGGGATCCGGAAACGGATCAGGATCCGGATATAAGATCTACGAGGGCATCCAGAACGCGGCATTCAGCGACTTCAGTGACTCGGGCAGTATGAGCAGCATTGGATCGCATACCAAACGCTGGAGTGCCAGCAAAGAGGAGGATGACGAACTGGACTTGAAGTAA
- the LOC6536497 gene encoding UPF0691 protein C9orf116 homolog, which produces MCEQYCDKFETFNPEIEFAKFQKRKPVVRTAQLYENLHKREDIKCPYSFKGYGVETDANTMYRTCNSEYGYYAPNAYTIPKRFYPLPQSFSNEVVRFGMYRNFSLNTHIDRTFY; this is translated from the exons ATGTGCGAACAGTACTGTGACAAGTTTGAGACCTTCAATCCGGAGATCGAGTTTGCCAAGTTTCAAAAACGCAAGCCCGTCGTAAGGACTGCCCAACTCTATGAGAATTTGCACAAGCGTGAGGACATCAAGTGTCCCT ACAGCTTCAAAGGTTATGGAGTGGAAACGGATGCCAACACAATGTACCGCACCTGCAACTCCGAGTATGGTTACTATGCACCCAATGCCTATACCATTCCGAAGCGCTTCTATCCGTTGCCCCAGAGTTTCTCCAATGAAGTCGTGCGTTTCGGCATGTATCGCAATTTCTCCCTGAACACGCATATAGATCGTACCTTCTACTAG
- the LOC6536494 gene encoding tissue inhibitor of metalloproteinase has translation MDFRKHLGLLTLLLVAVFAFYGRPADACSCMPSHPQTHFAQADYVVQLRVLRQSNTIEPGKTTYKVHIKRTYKATPEARRMLRDGRLSTPRDDAMCGGVHLRLGRVYIVAGRIPTLNICSYYKEYTQMTITERHGFSGGYAKATNCTVTPCFGERCLSGRNYADACKWSPFGKCETDYSACMPHKRQTVNGVISQCRWRRTQLYRKCLSNP, from the exons ATGGATTTTAGAAAGCATTTGGGTTTATTGACGCTCCTCCTGGTCGCGGTATTCGCGTTTTACGGTCGCCCAGCTGACGCCTGCAGCTGCATGCCCTCCCACCCACAGACGCACTTCGCCCAGGCGGACTACG TTGTGCAATTGCGAGTCCTTCGCCAATCAAACACCATCGAGCCGGGCAAGACCACCTACAAAGTACACATCAAACGCACCTACAAG GCTACGCCCGAAGCGCGGCGGATGCTACGCGATGGTCGCCTGTCCACGCCCAGAGATGACGCAATGTGCGGCGGCGTACACCTCAGACTGGGAAGGGTTTATATAGTGGCGGGAAGGATACCGACATTAAATATATGCAGCTACTACAAGGAGTACACCCAGATGACCATCACAGAGCGCCATGGCTTCAGCGGTGGATATGCCAAGGCCACAAATTGCACA GTTACTCCCTGCTTTGGAGAGAGATGTCTTAGTGGACGAAATTATGCTGATGCATGCAAATGGTCGCCTTTTGGAAAATGCGAGACAGACTACAGTGCCTGCATGCCGCACAAAAGGCAGACGGTCAATGGAGTGATTTCCCAATGCCGCTGGCGACGCACGCAGCTCTACAGAAAGTGCCTGAGCAATCCGTAA
- the LOC6536495 gene encoding uncharacterized protein LOC6536495, protein MPQPGGDHMIITIATLLALIWYLDLANAASYQLQSYDLDTDNGAVSNSSEEEFNAGVTSLERPLSWLRNANSMFGSPAGHVVIQVAKELLHRSAGNSQVLSLNLTNLLIIILLKVLIFSAGMLGAGHWSGHGYGYGRSAGRSDNLGLGIASGDDYLITGFLAAQGAGRDECLYAASCACPTSAYEYAKAGRALMGAIEVFQGVPLEKPRYNDLIVLMERAAYDGFRGVACNTTQTCDGLL, encoded by the exons ATGCCACAACCAGGCGGAGATCACATGATCATTACTATCGCCACTCTGTTGGCTTTGATCTGGTACCTAGATCTCGCAAATGCAGCCAGCTATCAGCTGCAATCCTACGACCTGGATACGGATAATGGAGCTGTATCGAACTCCAGCGAGGAGGAGTTCAATGCAGGAGTTACCTCCCTGGAAAGACCTCTTTCTTGGCTACGGAACGCCAACAGCATGTTCGGCAGTCCCGCTGGTCATGTGGTCATCCAGGTGGCCAAGGAGCTGCTGCATCGCTCAGCCGGGAACAGTCAA GTGCTAAGTCTGAATCTCACTAATCTGCTGATCATCATACTCCTGAAAGTGCTAATCTTCTCCGCCGGAATGCTGGGCGCAGGACACTGGAGTGGCCATGGTTATGGGTATGGTCGCTCCGCAGGTCGTAGTGACAACCTTGGCTTGGGCATAGCCTCGGGCGATGACTATCTAATAACCGGATTTCTGGCCGCCCAAGGAGCCGGCAGAGATGAGTGCCTCTACGCAGCATCCTGTGCCTGCCCCACATCAGCCTATGAGTACGCGAAGGCAGGACGTGCTCTAATGGGCGCCATTGAAGTTTTCCAAGG AGTGCCGCTGGAGAAACCGCGCTACAACGACCTCATCGTCCTGATGGAGCGTGCCGCCTACGATGGCTTCCGGGGAGTGGCCTGCAACACCACCCAGACCTGCGACGGATTGCTTTAA
- the LOC6536496 gene encoding multiple coagulation factor deficiency protein 2 homolog yields MYRMCNLSNLLNFIICIASFSQNFDGTLAVKRGPHHPRGETRRVDQHLTHEEHRIDDDLRDMGVQANLDDLSEEEKIFYMFKAHDNDNNNALDGLEMIQSAMHHNYDYFKNNERDEYLQNATDELEHFIEAIDKFLLIADDNNDGLLHYPEFVKAITGGKEQPSVDRNILR; encoded by the exons ATGTATAGGATGTGCAACCTATCGAACCTGCTGAACTTCATCATCTGCATTGCTAGCTTCAGCCAGAACTTCGATGGAACCCTGGCGGTCAAGAGGGGTCCACATCATCCCAGGGGCGAAACCCGGAGAGTGGACCAGCATCTCACCCATGAGGAGCA TCGCATCGATGACGATTTGAGGGACATGGGCGTACAGGCAAATCTAGATGATTTGAGTGAGGAGGAGAAAATCTTCTACATGTTTAAG GCCCATGACAATGATAATAACAATGCACTGGACGGGCTCGAAATGATTCAGTCTGCCATGCATCATAACTATGACTATTTCAAAAACAACGAGCGGGATGAATACCTACAAAATGCCACTGATGAGCTGGAGCACTTTATAG AGGCAATTGATAAGTTTCTGCTGATTGCCGACGACAATAACGATGGCCTGCTTCACTACCCAGAGTTTGTGAAGGCCATCACCGGTGGCAAGGAGCAGCCGAGTGTGGACAGGAATATTCTGCGCTAA